One part of the Mytilus trossulus isolate FHL-02 chromosome 11, PNRI_Mtr1.1.1.hap1, whole genome shotgun sequence genome encodes these proteins:
- the LOC134691410 gene encoding uncharacterized protein LOC134691410 — MTSVEEDERKEEKTPKKPHLPDSNLVRSDGKVMTAGPSQQSLAAKPLSPQKSDSVSKRIPEVKTHMKSKMTKEEIRKRMEKVLKSGNYKMKVGRLIFWDFGGQYVYYTTHQTFMTFRALFLVVFDGSKGLHELVPDVLCFPGQHMTPTPAVFLQHWVNSILTYCKVVYVGIPKILFVATHKDQIPVEDVESRRKELYNGVEELFKDHEGRNHLVLTQRIFVNARDNTDTEIEVLKKAITELTFEHPCWGEKMPNACVPLELEIAELVAEGKQILSLKDVEELNAISKVSVLSQDQLKDFLNFHHSLGKIVYFDTPHLKDFVIINPLLMVEVMRSFVTDKVFWPEEKRIQETFKRMSKSGTIRREDLYLIWEQKDFSVILPYKEFIFNILIYLDILAEQRRYDTVTGIRLPVENFFVPCMVTERNNTSFMDKECTAERAICLAFLFKGTIIPPALPNRLISACLSMWTVKQYEGRQLLFSGFIGLSFDKSHDIVVCVEGNKILLYIVHRTSSGLIVPDIATGVKECLVTTMERISDFYQSTIHAKRSKQSIFQIEYSCSKLHSFISEKEALQTSEWVCDEHKLTHRDGNWLVWNQDKKKEQCEQNCPGLSEDALNQIPSDLELLRFSMKCPSSQMFELVTYLEMSEEWDDTSHNYPNDIKLAKFLVLSNMKEKKRKFKALKEALTKMDISTHVLCQVRRVRKAETDIPVDYLDLIPTEEILDTLAPQIGQVFFQLGTAIGLSIANLENIQSNNPRDLAAQNREVLFTWKEEKTVKPSLQVLVQALFNIGRGTTCLEEIMRNVDINTLKASEETGHKSKGAIPKQITVKHVPATSKFDKQTPRQGNIIRPSRIPVAVKKVTPTTQRKLRQTNLPPKGKRSDKS; from the exons ATGACTTCAGTAGAAGAGGatgaaagaaaagaagaaaaaacaccaAAGAAACCACATTTACCAGATTCAAACCTTGTTAGAAGTGATGGTAAAGTGATGACCGCTGGTCCCTCCCAACAGTCTCTAGCAGCCAAACCTTTGTCACCTCAAAAATCTGACAGTGTCTCCAAGAGAATACCAGAGGTAAAAACACACATGAAATCGAAAATGACAAAAGAAGAAATAAGAAAGAGAATGGAAAAAGTCCTCAAAAGTGGAAACTACAAGATGAAAGTTGGAAGACTGATTTTTTGGGACTTTGGTGGACAGTATGTTTATTATACGACACACCAAACCTTCATGACGTTCAGAGCTTTGTTTCTTGTGGTATTCGACGGAAGCAAAGGATTACATGAACTGGTCCCAGATGTTCTGTGTTTTCCAGGGCAGCACATGACACCAACCCCAGCAG tattcCTTCAACATTGGGTTAACTCTATTCTAACATATTGTAAGGTGGTATATGTAGGCATTCCGAAGATCTTATTTGTTGCCACTCACAAAGACCAAATACCAGTG GAGGATGTGGAGTCCAGGCGTAAGGAGTTGTACAATGGAGTAGAGGAATTGTTCAAGGACCACGAAGGACGAAACCATCTTGTCCTAACACAACGGATATTTGTCAATGCAAGGGATAACACAGATACAGAAATTGAAGTCCTGAAGAAAGCCATCACAGAACTTACGTTTGAACATCCTTGTTGGGGGGAGAAGATGCCCAACGCTTGTGTCCCCCTTGAACTGGAGATTGCAGAGCTGGTGGCAGAAGGAAAACAAATCTTATCATTGAAGGATGTAGAAGAATTGAATGCTATAAGCAAGGTGTCTGTACTGTCCCAAGACCAACTCAAAGATTTCCTAAATTTCCACCACTCCTTGGGGAAAATTGTTTACTTTGATACTCCACACCTTAAAGATTTCGTAATCATCAACCCCTTACTCATGGTGGAGGTTATGAGGTCTTTTGTGACAG aTAAAGTATTTTGGCCAGAGGAAAAGAGAATTCAGGAAACTTTCAAAAGAATGTCAAAATCTGGGACCATAAGACGGGAAGACCTCTACCTAATTTGGGAGCAAAAAGATTTCAGTGTAATTTTACCATACAAAGAGTTTATATTTAACATCCTGATATATCTAGATATCCTAGCAGAGCAACGGAGATATGATACAGTTACAGGAATTCGGTTACCAGTGGAAAACTTTTTTGTTCCCTGTATGGTTACAGAAAGAAATAACACCAGCTTCATGGACAAAGAATGTACTGCAGAGAGAGCTATATGTTtagcttttttatttaaaggcaCTATTATACCACCAGCCCTACCAAATCGTCTGATCAGTGCTTGTCTGAGCATGTGGACCGTGAAGCAGTATGAAGGGAGACAACTCCTGTTCTCAGGATTTATTGGTTTATCCTTTGACAAGTCACATGATATAGTTGTATGCGTTGAAGGCAACAAGATTCTCCTTTACATCGTTCACAGAACCTCCTCCGGGTTAATCGTACCTGATATAGCTACAGGTGTTAAGGAATGCTTGGTTACAACAATGGAAAGAATTTCAGATTTCTATCAGTCTACAATCCATGCAAAACGCAGCAAACAATCAATTTTCCAAATTGAATACTCATGTTCAAAATTGCATTCTTTCATCAGTGAGAAGGAAGCTTTGCAGACAAGTGAATGGGTTTGTGACGAACATAAACTAACACACAGAGATGGAAACTGGCTTGTTTGGAATCAAGATAAG AAGAAAGAACAGTGTGAGCAGAACTGTCCAG gtttAAGTGAAGATGCTTTAAACCAGATACCAAGTGATCTTGAATTGTTgcgtttttcaatgaaatgtcCATCAAGCCAAATGTTTGAATTAGTTACATATCTTGAAATGTCTGAGGAATGGGATGATACCTCACACAATTATCCAAACGATATAAAACTAGCAAAGTTTCTGGTATTATCAAacatgaaagaaaagaaaagaaaattcaaagcgTTGAAAGAAGCTCTGACCAAAATGGATATATCAACACATGTGTTATGTCAA GTAAGAAGAGTCAGAAAAGCAGAAACGG ATATTCCTGTTGATTACTTGGACTTAATTCCAACAGAAGAAATACTAGATACATTAGCTCCACAGATTGGTCAGGTATTTTTCCAACTTGGCACAGCAATTGGGCTATCCATTGCCAATTTGGAAAATATACAGAGCAATAATCCCAGAGACTTAGCAGCACAGAACAGGGAAGTACTATTTACTTGGAAAGAGGAGAAAACAGTCAAACCTTCATTACAAGTGCTTGTTCAAGCTTTATTCAATATTGGAAGAGGGACCACATGTTTGGAGGAAATCATGCGAAATGTAGATATAAACACACTTAAAGCTTCAGAAGAAACCGGACATAAAAGTAAAGGAGCAATTCCAAAGCaaataacagtaaaacatgttCCTGCAAcatcaaaatttgataaacagACACCACGTCAGGGAAACATTATTAGGCCATCTAGGATACCTGTAGCAGTAAAGAAAGTGACACCAACTACACAGAGAAAGCTAAGACAAACTAATCTGCCACCGAAAGGAAAGAGAAGTGACAAATCGTAA